The proteins below are encoded in one region of Leptospira meyeri:
- a CDS encoding nucleotidyltransferase domain-containing protein has translation MEKELEILKTQIISLVNPLKIILFGSRATKTAGKNSDYDLLIIMPDGTNKREIAQYLYKNIGNIKISFDIVVATPETLEKYSNIRHLIYFHALKDGLELYAA, from the coding sequence ATGGAAAAAGAGCTAGAAATTTTAAAAACCCAGATCATTTCTCTCGTAAATCCATTGAAAATTATCCTTTTTGGATCAAGAGCAACTAAAACGGCAGGAAAGAATAGTGATTATGATCTTCTAATCATTATGCCTGACGGCACTAATAAAAGGGAAATTGCACAATATCTTTATAAAAATATAGGTAATATCAAAATCTCATTTGACATTGTTGTCGCTACTCCCGAAACTCTCGAAAAATATTCTAATATCCGACATTTAATTTATTTTCATGCACTTAAAGATGGTTTAGAAC